One genomic region from Candidatus Chlorobium masyuteum encodes:
- a CDS encoding DNA-directed RNA polymerase subunit omega, whose product MSVKPVDLNKLRSAHSNLYETVVAISKRAKKIHDEERADLEDKLLPYKEMIRNPSSESESDKIFPEQIAISLEFEVREKASHKAVAEYFEHKYDYTLEKTAEKKPVQVEEDDETDGD is encoded by the coding sequence ATGTCGGTGAAACCTGTTGATTTGAACAAGCTGAGAAGTGCGCACTCGAATTTGTACGAGACGGTAGTTGCGATTTCGAAAAGAGCTAAAAAAATACATGATGAGGAGCGCGCTGATCTTGAAGACAAGCTGCTCCCCTACAAGGAGATGATCCGCAACCCGAGCAGTGAGTCTGAATCGGACAAGATATTCCCTGAACAGATCGCTATCAGCCTTGAGTTTGAAGTCCGTGAAAAGGCCTCGCATAAAGCAGTTGCGGAGTATTTCGAACACAAATATGATTATACCCTGGAGAAAACTGCCGAGAAAAAGCCTGTTCAAGTAGAAGAAGATGATGAAACTGACGGGGATTAA
- a CDS encoding OmpH family outer membrane protein, whose protein sequence is MNHSGGFINVSRRAIVTAALSLMLIAPSPVQAAQETGKVGVVDFGKLIQQLPETKQAETTLQATAAPLQKELARLNAEYQKSVVAYRQLPAATTKAARDQKEQEVNSKAQALQKYQQEQGGVVERKQQELLTPIREKVLSAVKAIAQQDGFTLVIDKGAQVYGTPDHDLTFKVMNQLNIK, encoded by the coding sequence ATGAATCATTCAGGAGGATTTATAAACGTTTCCCGCCGGGCCATTGTTACGGCGGCATTGTCCCTTATGCTCATTGCTCCTTCCCCGGTCCAGGCCGCGCAGGAGACCGGCAAGGTTGGTGTTGTTGATTTCGGAAAACTCATCCAGCAGTTGCCTGAAACCAAACAGGCGGAAACCACCCTGCAGGCAACTGCAGCACCGCTCCAGAAAGAGCTTGCCCGCTTGAATGCAGAGTATCAGAAATCAGTAGTAGCTTACCGTCAGCTCCCTGCTGCTACAACCAAAGCGGCGAGAGATCAGAAAGAGCAGGAGGTAAACAGCAAGGCACAGGCACTCCAGAAGTACCAGCAGGAGCAGGGTGGAGTTGTTGAAAGAAAGCAGCAGGAGCTCCTGACTCCTATCCGAGAGAAGGTACTCTCCGCAGTCAAGGCAATTGCCCAGCAGGACGGATTTACCCTGGTGATTGATAAAGGCGCCCAGGTTTACGGCACACCTGATCATGATCTGACGTTCAAGGTAATGAACCAGTTGAATATCAAGTAA
- a CDS encoding sugar phosphate nucleotidyltransferase, which produces MGLAVIIMAAGKGTRMHSDLPKVLHRANGKPLVEYVLDTANALDPEKVVLIVGHQAEQVKQATAGYALIAALQEPQLGTGHAVMQAKEALKNFDGEVLILSGDAPLVTLRSLQELIAFHRSRSAVATVLTADLADPSGYGRVIRHNNSDIVLKIVEHKDATEEERAVSEINSGIYLFDAPVLFTALGEITTNNAQNEYYLTDVFSICFKSGKRVCAFKTGNPDEILGINTPEQLKEAEAILLK; this is translated from the coding sequence ATGGGACTTGCAGTAATCATCATGGCGGCCGGAAAAGGTACGCGCATGCATTCAGACCTTCCAAAAGTGCTGCATAGAGCAAATGGAAAGCCGCTTGTTGAGTATGTTCTCGACACAGCAAACGCACTTGACCCGGAAAAAGTCGTACTCATTGTCGGCCATCAGGCTGAACAGGTAAAACAAGCGACTGCCGGCTACGCTCTCATCGCTGCTCTTCAGGAACCTCAGCTCGGAACAGGTCATGCCGTCATGCAGGCCAAAGAGGCTCTGAAGAATTTTGACGGTGAGGTACTCATCCTCTCCGGAGATGCGCCTCTTGTCACGCTCCGGTCGCTCCAGGAATTGATAGCGTTTCACCGCAGCCGGAGTGCGGTCGCTACCGTTCTGACGGCTGATCTTGCCGATCCTTCGGGCTACGGCAGAGTCATCCGGCACAACAACAGCGACATCGTTCTGAAAATTGTTGAACACAAGGATGCTACTGAAGAGGAACGCGCCGTGAGTGAAATCAACTCCGGTATTTATCTCTTCGATGCACCGGTACTGTTTACGGCACTTGGAGAGATCACCACCAATAATGCCCAGAATGAGTACTATCTCACCGATGTATTCAGCATCTGCTTTAAAAGCGGCAAACGGGTTTGTGCCTTCAAAACCGGGAATCCGGATGAGATACTTGGAATCAATACGCCGGAGCAGCTAAAAGAAGCTGAAGCAATACTGCTGAAGTAA
- the rbfA gene encoding 30S ribosome-binding factor RbfA: MSIRTEKVASLLQQELGAIMQKELPRNGPIITVVDVKVTADLGIARIYVSIIGTSKEQVEAMAYLREETKSIRKILSARIRHHFRRIPELEFHEDHLYERATRIEELLSSVRKSAPENREE; the protein is encoded by the coding sequence ATGTCCATACGTACTGAGAAAGTAGCATCACTTCTGCAGCAGGAGCTCGGAGCAATTATGCAGAAAGAGCTCCCCCGAAACGGGCCGATTATCACGGTTGTCGATGTAAAGGTTACGGCTGATCTCGGTATAGCAAGGATATATGTCTCCATTATCGGGACATCCAAAGAGCAGGTCGAAGCCATGGCATATCTGCGTGAGGAGACAAAAAGTATCAGAAAGATTCTCTCCGCAAGAATCCGCCACCACTTCCGGCGTATTCCGGAACTTGAATTCCATGAAGATCATCTCTATGAGCGAGCCACAAGGATTGAAGAGCTGTTGAGCAGTGTGCGTAAAAGCGCCCCTGAAAACCGTGAAGAGTAA
- the lptC gene encoding LPS export ABC transporter periplasmic protein LptC, whose protein sequence is MFDKSIVLFLLALLFVMTGCGASQKERRSPETRFIGINHPVQESWTARLAITDSGKRTGVIEAGHGAIYRTNTGDEHHLDGGIRVTFFDVNGLPSTSITAEKAVIHDNQDIEASGNVIITSAVTTVIRTEYVKRTTKDRMIRSDKFVTITRPGETIRGYGFESDQGLKKYRIFKGSGEAFIQQ, encoded by the coding sequence GTGTTCGATAAGTCCATCGTTCTTTTTCTGCTGGCTCTTCTGTTCGTCATGACGGGATGCGGCGCTTCTCAAAAGGAGCGTCGTTCTCCGGAGACCCGCTTTATAGGTATCAATCATCCCGTTCAGGAAAGCTGGACGGCGAGGCTTGCTATTACCGATTCGGGTAAGAGAACGGGAGTTATTGAAGCCGGGCACGGTGCGATATACAGAACAAACACCGGAGATGAACATCATCTTGACGGGGGAATCAGGGTTACCTTCTTTGACGTCAACGGCCTACCCTCGACGTCAATAACAGCAGAAAAAGCTGTTATTCATGATAATCAGGATATTGAAGCTTCCGGTAATGTTATCATTACCTCCGCCGTGACAACGGTTATAAGAACCGAGTATGTCAAACGGACAACCAAAGACCGGATGATCCGCTCAGACAAGTTTGTAACGATAACAAGGCCCGGAGAAACCATACGGGGATATGGTTTTGAAAGCGACCAGGGTTTGAAGAAATACCGCATTTTCAAGGGAAGCGGCGAAGCATTTATACAACAATAA
- the gmk gene encoding guanylate kinase, whose product MVEERKRQGKLIVFSAPSGTGKSTIAKQLLERIPDIRFSVSATTREKRVGEVEGINYYFLSKNDFEEKIRCGGFIEHEFFFGNHYGTLLDKTREVIESGSHLLLDLDVKGALNLKRLFPENSLLIFFKPPSMEILEARLKGRESEDEESLKLRLERARLELEYAERFDEVIVNDNLDLTVETVTEQVRKFLL is encoded by the coding sequence ATGGTTGAAGAGCGGAAACGGCAGGGGAAACTGATTGTTTTTTCAGCACCATCCGGTACCGGCAAGTCAACAATTGCCAAACAGTTGCTGGAGCGGATTCCTGATATAAGATTTTCGGTATCTGCTACAACCCGCGAGAAGAGGGTTGGTGAAGTAGAGGGGATTAACTATTATTTCCTGAGTAAAAACGATTTTGAGGAGAAGATCCGCTGCGGTGGATTTATTGAACATGAGTTTTTTTTCGGAAACCATTACGGGACTTTGCTTGATAAAACCCGTGAGGTAATTGAGAGCGGCAGCCATCTTCTTCTTGATCTTGACGTCAAAGGCGCGCTGAATCTCAAGCGGCTGTTTCCTGAAAACTCGTTATTGATTTTTTTCAAGCCGCCGAGTATGGAGATACTGGAAGCCAGACTCAAAGGACGGGAGAGTGAAGATGAAGAGAGTCTGAAATTGCGCCTTGAGCGTGCCCGTCTTGAACTTGAGTATGCGGAACGGTTTGATGAGGTGATTGTAAACGACAATCTTGATCTGACCGTGGAGACGGTCACGGAACAAGTCAGAAAATTTCTTTTATAA
- the rpsO gene encoding 30S ribosomal protein S15, translated as MSLTKEHKAEVIQQFGGSEKNTGKSEVQVALFSRRITDLTGHLQLHPKDKHSRRGLLMLVSKRKKVLNYIKNVDIDRYRKVIAELDLRK; from the coding sequence ATGAGTCTCACAAAAGAGCATAAAGCGGAAGTTATCCAGCAGTTCGGCGGTTCCGAGAAGAATACCGGAAAATCTGAAGTTCAGGTGGCATTGTTCAGCCGCAGAATTACCGATCTTACCGGCCATCTTCAGCTGCATCCGAAAGACAAGCACTCCCGTCGTGGACTGCTTATGCTGGTAAGCAAGCGCAAAAAAGTTTTGAATTATATAAAGAATGTTGATATCGACCGTTACCGTAAGGTGATTGCCGAACTTGATCTCCGCAAGTAA
- a CDS encoding YicC/YloC family endoribonuclease, which yields MLESMTGYGSAESVENGVRTLVELRSVNNRFAEISVKLPRQLLSFELEVREMIRAHFQRGKISAFIQVQLDEEQPIAVSVNASKVKAYKGLLETLQREAQLTTPVTLEHLLRFPEVFDNGTTSLDQIEKLWPVAKKLLQEAIDRLKAMRRREGEELLVDFSVRIAEIEQTLALVSTLSAENLEAVRKRLAAKVEAIASKDLAYSRDRLEMELVLAADKLDITEELTRFASHNKFFLEELGNDESGTGRKLNFLLQEQLREANTIASKSQNAEISQKMVRIKEELEKVREQLQNIE from the coding sequence ATGTTGGAAAGTATGACCGGATATGGCAGTGCGGAGTCAGTTGAAAACGGTGTTCGCACGCTTGTTGAGCTACGCTCAGTCAATAACCGGTTTGCAGAAATCAGTGTAAAGCTTCCCCGTCAATTACTCTCGTTTGAACTTGAAGTCCGCGAAATGATACGGGCCCATTTTCAAAGGGGTAAAATATCCGCGTTTATTCAGGTTCAGCTTGATGAAGAGCAGCCTATAGCTGTCAGCGTCAACGCGTCAAAGGTTAAAGCCTACAAGGGACTGCTTGAGACCCTTCAGAGAGAAGCCCAGCTCACTACACCGGTTACGCTGGAGCATCTGCTCCGTTTTCCGGAAGTATTCGATAACGGTACAACTTCACTTGACCAGATCGAAAAGCTCTGGCCTGTCGCAAAAAAACTGCTCCAGGAGGCCATAGATCGTCTCAAGGCGATGCGCCGAAGGGAAGGGGAGGAGCTTCTGGTTGACTTCAGTGTACGCATTGCGGAGATTGAACAGACACTCGCTCTCGTTTCCACGCTTTCGGCAGAAAACCTTGAAGCGGTCAGAAAAAGACTGGCGGCAAAAGTAGAGGCAATAGCCTCAAAGGATCTGGCATACAGCAGGGATCGTCTTGAAATGGAGCTGGTGCTTGCTGCCGACAAGCTTGATATTACCGAAGAGTTGACCAGATTCGCCAGCCATAACAAGTTTTTCCTTGAAGAGCTGGGAAATGATGAGAGCGGTACAGGAAGAAAATTGAACTTTCTTCTTCAGGAGCAGCTTCGTGAAGCCAATACCATCGCTTCTAAATCCCAGAATGCGGAAATATCCCAGAAAATGGTTCGAATAAAGGAAGAACTTGAAAAAGTCAGGGAGCAACTGCAAAATATAGAGTGA
- the infB gene encoding translation initiation factor IF-2, whose product MALEDMEKRYRISDIARELQLSPQEVLLFVKQEGGKVASTSSMVSEEMHNLIFSHFSVEKKMVDETKKIRAEKEKRLSRLEEQSRKTYEKEKQLRDTLSPQSAPAVTTRDAKKDDVEHSLPGDLPAPSVIDQPSPVADDGEIAESEQLFPLIGEDSVLDPVKIEPSINEHLVSFDSPQNMGGLTVLGTLDMQAGRNKKNRKKNFKEQADALKDEFETKVTEEVHVDEKGAVVKKPLKAAGDEKPKALLDDSAGKKKKGKKKKKPEVDDKVISANIQKTISGMEDGSGTGSRQKFRKMRRIDREREQEEADALRESQQLIVRVTEYASPHELAELMGVTAKDIIQKCFALGKFVTINQRLDKESIELIALEFGYEAEFISEVEATAVIAEEDAEEDLQTRPPVVTIMGHVDHGKTSLLDYIRNSNVVAGESGGITQHIGAYEVTVDGNRKITFLDTPGHEAFTAMRARGAQVTDIVILVVAADDSVMPQTIEAINHAKAAGVPIVVALNKIDKVEANPEKIKTQLSEAGVLVEEWGGEYQCQEISAKKGLGISELMGKVLTEAEMRELRGNYSAEVPASGIIVESELDKGKGVISTVLVQRGFLKVGDPFVAGNTLGKVRAIMDERGKRIPSAGPSQPVMVLGFEDLPQSGDVLTVMVTDREARDLAQKRQVIRREHDFRRSTRVKLDSIARQIKEGLMKELSVIIKADTDGSIQALADGLMKIQNEEVKVQIIHQGVGQITETDVLLAAASDAIIIGFRVRPNVNAKKLAEKEDLDVRFYSVIYHVLEDVEKALEGMLSPELHEESLGSLEIRQVFKVPKIGNVGGCYMLEGKIFRDSKVRLLRDGVQIYEGQLAALKRFKDDVKEVDAGYECGLSLKNYDDIKVGDIVEAYKIVEKKRKL is encoded by the coding sequence ATGGCCCTTGAGGACATGGAAAAGAGATATCGAATAAGTGATATAGCAAGAGAACTGCAGTTGAGTCCGCAGGAAGTCTTACTTTTTGTCAAGCAGGAAGGAGGCAAGGTGGCCTCTACATCCTCTATGGTAAGTGAAGAGATGCATAACCTGATTTTCAGCCACTTCAGTGTTGAAAAGAAAATGGTTGATGAGACCAAAAAAATCCGGGCGGAAAAAGAGAAACGGTTGTCAAGACTTGAGGAGCAGTCACGCAAAACGTATGAAAAAGAGAAGCAGCTGCGTGACACCCTTAGTCCGCAGTCCGCTCCTGCCGTAACGACCCGGGATGCAAAAAAAGATGATGTTGAGCACTCTCTTCCGGGCGATCTTCCAGCACCTTCTGTTATTGATCAGCCATCACCGGTTGCTGACGATGGAGAGATTGCTGAGTCTGAGCAGCTGTTTCCGCTTATTGGCGAAGATTCAGTTCTTGATCCAGTAAAGATTGAACCGTCAATCAACGAACATCTGGTCTCTTTTGACAGTCCGCAGAATATGGGCGGCCTTACCGTACTTGGTACGCTTGATATGCAGGCCGGAAGGAACAAGAAAAACCGGAAAAAGAATTTCAAGGAGCAGGCAGATGCGCTGAAAGACGAGTTTGAGACGAAAGTCACTGAAGAAGTGCATGTTGATGAGAAAGGCGCTGTGGTAAAAAAACCGCTGAAAGCTGCCGGGGACGAAAAGCCGAAAGCGCTGCTGGATGACAGTGCAGGCAAAAAGAAAAAGGGCAAGAAGAAAAAGAAGCCGGAAGTGGATGACAAGGTGATTTCGGCAAACATCCAGAAGACGATCAGCGGTATGGAGGATGGCAGCGGTACCGGTTCGCGCCAGAAATTCCGCAAGATGCGCCGGATCGATCGGGAGCGCGAGCAGGAGGAGGCTGACGCGTTGCGTGAGTCACAGCAGCTTATTGTCAGGGTAACCGAGTATGCTTCACCCCACGAACTGGCCGAACTTATGGGCGTTACGGCAAAGGATATTATCCAGAAGTGCTTTGCTCTCGGGAAGTTTGTTACCATTAATCAGCGCCTTGACAAGGAGTCTATTGAACTTATTGCTCTTGAGTTTGGCTATGAGGCCGAATTCATCTCTGAAGTTGAAGCAACAGCCGTTATTGCCGAGGAGGATGCTGAAGAGGATCTTCAGACCCGTCCTCCCGTTGTCACCATCATGGGACATGTTGATCACGGCAAGACCTCACTGCTCGATTATATCCGAAACAGCAATGTTGTTGCCGGTGAATCCGGCGGAATAACCCAGCATATCGGTGCTTATGAAGTTACAGTTGACGGAAACCGCAAGATCACCTTTCTTGATACACCGGGCCATGAAGCCTTTACCGCCATGCGTGCAAGGGGTGCCCAGGTTACCGATATTGTTATCCTTGTTGTAGCTGCAGATGACAGCGTAATGCCCCAGACCATAGAGGCGATCAATCATGCCAAGGCCGCCGGTGTCCCGATTGTTGTTGCCCTTAATAAAATTGACAAGGTTGAAGCTAACCCCGAGAAGATCAAAACACAGCTTTCCGAAGCGGGAGTGCTTGTTGAAGAGTGGGGTGGCGAGTATCAGTGCCAGGAGATCTCTGCCAAGAAAGGTCTTGGAATTTCAGAGCTGATGGGCAAGGTGCTGACCGAGGCTGAGATGCGTGAACTGCGCGGCAACTATTCCGCAGAGGTCCCGGCAAGCGGTATTATTGTTGAGTCAGAGCTCGACAAGGGCAAGGGTGTGATCTCGACGGTTCTCGTTCAGCGCGGATTCCTCAAGGTTGGTGATCCGTTTGTTGCAGGCAATACACTTGGCAAGGTTCGGGCCATTATGGACGAGAGGGGGAAGAGAATTCCCTCTGCCGGCCCTTCACAGCCCGTTATGGTTCTCGGATTCGAGGATCTTCCGCAATCCGGTGATGTTCTGACGGTTATGGTAACTGACAGGGAGGCGCGTGACCTGGCGCAGAAACGGCAGGTCATCCGTCGCGAGCACGATTTCCGTCGCAGTACGCGTGTCAAGCTTGACAGTATTGCCCGCCAGATCAAGGAGGGCCTCATGAAAGAGCTGAGTGTTATCATCAAGGCTGATACTGATGGCTCCATACAGGCTCTTGCTGACGGACTCATGAAGATTCAGAATGAAGAGGTCAAGGTGCAGATTATCCACCAGGGTGTCGGTCAGATAACCGAAACCGACGTGCTTCTTGCTGCGGCTTCAGATGCTATTATTATCGGCTTCAGGGTACGTCCTAATGTCAATGCCAAGAAGCTTGCTGAAAAGGAAGATCTTGATGTTCGCTTCTACAGCGTCATCTATCATGTTCTTGAAGATGTCGAAAAGGCTCTTGAGGGTATGCTCTCTCCGGAACTTCATGAAGAGAGTCTTGGCTCCCTTGAAATCCGCCAGGTCTTTAAAGTGCCGAAGATCGGTAACGTTGGTGGATGCTATATGCTTGAGGGTAAAATATTCCGTGACTCCAAGGTCCGTTTGCTTCGTGACGGTGTGCAGATCTATGAAGGGCAGCTTGCAGCACTCAAACGCTTCAAGGATGATGTCAAAGAGGTGGATGCCGGATACGAGTGTGGTCTGAGTCTCAAGAATTACGATGATATCAAGGTTGGCGATATTGTTGAGGCTTACAAAATCGTAGAGAAAAAACGGAAATTGTAA
- a CDS encoding VOC family protein: MMKLTGINQITLRVNDLRLAEAFYGGILGFKLDHRVGANISYLRINSDLLVLVKAETPGSPEARDIRVDHFGFRLSSDAEVDAAARYLDDSGVHLVTRPAHRREGRAFFVMDPDGNLVEFYSMHEAGIQKESPDIDVSTPGALAGGSRPKISEEKELQKPRRSRK; the protein is encoded by the coding sequence ATGATGAAACTGACGGGGATTAATCAGATTACCCTTCGCGTCAATGACCTGCGTCTTGCCGAAGCATTTTATGGGGGCATTCTTGGTTTCAAGCTTGACCACCGGGTTGGAGCTAATATCTCTTATCTGCGTATCAACTCTGACCTTCTGGTACTGGTAAAAGCCGAAACCCCGGGATCTCCCGAAGCGCGTGATATAAGGGTTGACCATTTCGGGTTCAGGCTTTCCTCCGATGCTGAAGTCGATGCTGCTGCACGCTATCTTGACGATAGCGGAGTACATCTCGTGACCAGACCCGCCCATCGACGTGAGGGGAGGGCTTTTTTTGTCATGGATCCGGACGGAAATCTTGTGGAGTTTTACTCCATGCATGAAGCCGGAATCCAGAAAGAGAGTCCTGATATTGATGTCTCCACTCCCGGTGCGCTTGCAGGTGGAAGTCGCCCGAAAATTTCGGAGGAAAAAGAACTTCAAAAGCCCCGCCGTTCAAGGAAATAA
- the truB gene encoding tRNA pseudouridine(55) synthase TruB, with protein MDEQQNREQLQDEGAFLLIDKPLDWTSFDVVAKIRNTYRQSGLKRKVGHCGTLDPKATGLLILASGRKTREISTLEILDKVYDGAIKLGVMTESHDCETSEYGHCSTAHLTVEQIREAASRFVGTHQQQPPMHSAAWHKGKRLYEHARKGEVIRERKAKEIVIHRFEVTRIDLPMVYFVLHVSKGAYIRVIAHEFGHALGTGGYLAALRRVAIGPYQLSSARTLPDTIKDIVQSTHQPDL; from the coding sequence ATGGATGAACAGCAAAACAGGGAGCAGCTTCAGGATGAAGGTGCATTTCTCCTGATTGACAAACCGTTGGACTGGACATCGTTTGATGTGGTTGCCAAAATCAGGAATACCTACCGCCAGAGCGGTCTGAAGCGCAAGGTTGGTCATTGCGGTACCCTTGACCCGAAAGCCACCGGTCTTCTTATCCTCGCCTCCGGCCGGAAAACCAGGGAAATTTCCACTCTTGAGATTCTTGACAAGGTCTATGACGGCGCCATCAAGCTCGGTGTTATGACGGAGAGCCATGATTGTGAAACCAGTGAATACGGTCACTGCAGTACCGCTCACCTGACAGTGGAGCAGATCAGAGAGGCTGCTTCACGCTTTGTGGGGACCCATCAGCAGCAGCCCCCGATGCATTCGGCTGCATGGCACAAGGGAAAACGGCTGTATGAACATGCCCGCAAAGGAGAGGTGATACGGGAGAGGAAGGCAAAGGAGATTGTGATTCATCGCTTTGAAGTTACCCGGATTGACCTTCCGATGGTCTATTTCGTTCTGCATGTCTCCAAGGGTGCCTATATAAGGGTTATTGCTCACGAGTTCGGCCATGCTCTTGGCACTGGCGGCTACCTGGCCGCACTGAGAAGAGTCGCTATCGGTCCCTATCAATTGAGCTCTGCCAGGACCCTGCCTGATACTATCAAGGATATTGTTCAAAGCACCCATCAACCCGATCTGTAA
- a CDS encoding bifunctional riboflavin kinase/FAD synthetase: MRIVEYDNHHVCGFGTASPVEFPVVGSAVTVGSFDGVHKGHRMIIARLVALARSRQLRSVVVTFEPHPRRVLKGAVTGPLGLLTTLEEKINLLSREGVDLLFVVRFTPDFAQRSSEDFIRNVLVSLIGAKSIIIGYDHAFGRDRSGSGTTLEHLGGELDFDVEVLDELLIGDEHFSSTRIRQLLASGLIAEANEFLGSPYMISGVVVDGDKRGREIGFPTVNLQLSDPDKLLPKSGVYLARTELDGRSFRVMMNIGVRPTVTSEGITTVEAYILGYSGALYGRTLKFSLFRFIREERKFTSLDELKNQLEKDKKTVELYSI, encoded by the coding sequence ATGCGTATTGTGGAATATGATAATCATCATGTCTGTGGTTTTGGCACTGCCTCTCCTGTCGAGTTTCCTGTTGTAGGTTCGGCGGTAACCGTCGGCTCGTTCGACGGGGTGCATAAGGGCCACCGGATGATTATTGCCCGACTTGTTGCTCTTGCCCGCAGTCGTCAATTGCGAAGCGTGGTGGTGACTTTTGAACCCCATCCAAGAAGAGTGCTCAAAGGTGCCGTTACCGGCCCGCTTGGATTGCTTACCACACTGGAGGAAAAAATCAACCTGCTTTCGAGGGAGGGGGTTGATCTGCTTTTTGTTGTCCGTTTTACACCGGATTTTGCCCAACGCAGCTCGGAGGATTTTATCCGCAATGTGCTGGTCAGCCTTATTGGGGCAAAAAGCATCATCATCGGATATGACCATGCTTTCGGACGCGACCGGAGCGGCAGCGGCACAACACTTGAGCATCTCGGCGGAGAGCTGGATTTTGATGTTGAGGTGCTTGATGAACTGCTGATCGGTGACGAGCATTTCTCAAGTACAAGAATCCGTCAACTCCTCGCAAGCGGTCTGATTGCCGAGGCGAATGAGTTTCTCGGCTCTCCCTATATGATCAGCGGAGTAGTTGTTGATGGTGACAAACGGGGCCGGGAGATCGGCTTTCCAACGGTTAACCTCCAGCTTTCCGATCCGGACAAGCTGCTGCCCAAGAGCGGGGTCTATCTTGCCCGAACCGAGCTTGACGGTCGTTCATTCAGGGTTATGATGAATATCGGCGTGCGTCCGACGGTCACCTCAGAGGGGATTACAACCGTCGAAGCCTATATTCTTGGGTATTCCGGCGCGCTCTACGGTCGTACTCTGAAGTTCAGCCTTTTTCGCTTTATCAGGGAGGAGCGCAAGTTTACGTCACTTGATGAGCTGAAAAACCAGCTTGAAAAAGATAAAAAAACGGTGGAGTTGTATAGTATATAA
- the panD gene encoding aspartate 1-decarboxylase, translating to MKLHVLKSKIHNAIVTSGDLEYEGSITIDNELLEMVDMIPNEKVLVVNNNNGERFETYIIKGEHGSRVIQLNGAAARCALAGDEIIIMTFAVMDEDEARNYKPMVLIVDRENNPKSRHRVGEMSEPLS from the coding sequence ATGAAATTACATGTATTGAAATCAAAAATCCACAACGCTATTGTAACCAGTGGTGATCTCGAATATGAAGGAAGTATCACCATTGACAATGAACTGCTTGAGATGGTAGATATGATCCCCAATGAAAAAGTGCTTGTGGTCAACAATAATAATGGTGAACGGTTTGAAACCTATATCATCAAGGGAGAACATGGCTCCAGGGTGATTCAGCTCAACGGAGCCGCTGCACGCTGTGCACTTGCAGGCGATGAGATCATTATCATGACCTTCGCGGTCATGGACGAAGATGAGGCTCGAAACTATAAGCCGATGGTTCTTATTGTCGACAGAGAGAATAACCCTAAAAGCCGTCACCGCGTCGGCGAAATGAGTGAACCGTTATCGTAA